TATTGgctccttctttcttgcagcaaagaaatgagagagagagaggtctcttgaaatcaaatcttgagcaaaaattcaatgaaaacccgagagcaatgtttgagagagtttgagaaggagtgagtgagtgagagttgagtgtgagagctcaacaccTACTTATCGGCCTCTATTTTAAGAGAGAATGACCGGGCACCGTTGTAAGGGACAAGCCTCAACGGCTAGTGACCGTTGGAGAAGGATGGGCCCACTAGCCGTTggtagggggtcggccgaccctagggttcggccgaaccctaggtggCCCTCCCTGCTGATAGCCAGGGCCCACTACCCTTCTAACGGTCATATACCTTTTAAACTTTGGTGCTGGccaaactttgcttcgaaaagatgttcaaatttattttccaaaggattttaatgctcagaaatatttttttggatttttgtgaaaaatagaaaaagtgctagaaaagtttctagcatgcatgagtgttttgaaaattcaaatatgcagtgggaaAATCGAAAAAGTCGAGAAAATCAAAATGGTGAAAGTAAATATGAGATACataccgatttaccttcggcaagggctcgtcgtttTGAGTCTGACGACCGGGACGTTTCTCCTACTTTGGTCACCACTGTTCGGCTCATTCTGGAGAATTGGACGAGAACGAACTTGCGACcttacgccacaccttcttggttgTCTTTGTGGATCGTGTGGTCATAGGATCTTGATTAGGAAACGTCGCTTCGGCTTTTTCTTGTGTGCTTGGCCTGGATTTGATGTTGATCATTTTTCCTTCTGGGGCCGGAATGggaatttttcttctttcccatTGATGTTGAAGCGGATTTCTCCAACTCCCACATCGATGTGTGCTCCAGTAGTGCTCAGGAATGGCCGCCCAAGGATGAGCAGTGTCTCTTTTGATATTTCCATGTCGAGCACTACGAAGTCAACTGGGATGAAGTAGTCTCGAACTCTGACTGGAACGTCTTCAGTGATTCCCTTTGGATAGCGGACTGAAGAGTCTGCTAGCTGGAGGTGCATCGGTGTTGGCGTTAGATGCGTGAAGTTGAGCTTGTCGAAGACGACCTTAGGCATTACGCAGACACTAGCCCCATGGTCACACAAGGCATTGCCGAAGTGTTGAGTCCCAATCGAACAATTGATCGTTGGGCATCCCGggtcttctttcttctttggaggTTGGTTGAGTATAGCAACGCTACATTCTTCCGTAAGCTTGACAACCTCTAATGTGGGCAGCAGTcgcttgttgttgatgatgttcTTGATGTAGCGGGTGTTAGTTGGTACATGCATTACGTCCAGCAATGGGATGTTGACATGTATCTTCTGGATCATCTCAACAAAACGAGTGAACTGCTCGTCCACGGTGATCTTGTTTCCGGGAAGCAAACATGAGGAAGCTTGTATCGAATGTTTTCCGTGGATTTTCTTCCTCGGGTTCTTTAGAGTCATCATGTTTTGGAGATTCTTCCTCCTCTACTTGTGGCCTAGCTGCTTTTTCTGCATGGTTAGGATGCAGTGGATCACGAGTGGACTTAGCACCCCTCGTGGTCACCGCATTTATCTTTTCTGAAAAGGAAACAACAGCAACTATTTGCGCAagttgtgtttctatcattttattgaaacttaATTGGTTTTTAATTGCAGAAGAGAGAGTTTCAACTTTAGCATTtatattttccaaaattttatctttggcagcaagctttttgtttaaagattcatttattttagcttggccaaaaactagatctctcaaggagggttggttcgaattgaaatttgagttaaaattgttacctcctccttgtggacggaacctggtgttgttgttgttgatgtaggctgcgtcttcacgggtctcagggcagtcattccccgagtgtccaccatcaccacaaacctcgcacATTAAGTATgagttcatggcatggacggGAACGGGCATATGTTGCCGGTTCCCTTCATCGAATTTCTTtagtaggaggtccagcttggcggcgagcatgtccgtctccttgacggtatgcattccgCCCTTTGTTCTGGGCTGGGAACATTCCTCATTCTAGCCTTGGATGGAGACCATCTTTTCAATTAAGACTGTAGCCTTGGCAATTGTCAAGTCGAGATAGGCTCCTCCACCAGCGGCATCAAGATGGGCTCTGGATATCGTTGTTAGCCCATTATAGAAACTTTGGAGtatgagccactcgtccatcccatgatgaggacaggcgagtatgtatttttgaagtctctcccaagcttttgggatggattccatccctgtctgctggaaacttgatattCTTCCACGTAGGGCATTCGTTTTGCCCAAtgggaagaattttgcgaggaacgccgTGGAACATTTGTCCCATGTGCTGATGGCttccttgttctgataaaaccactgtttcgccttccccaggagggagaaaggaaacagatGAAGCCTGATGGCGTCAATCGTAACGCCCCGTATGGTTACGATCTTACATAACTCCAGAaaattctggagatgggcgttgACGTCCTCATTTGgtttgccacagaatgggctagcctgcaccatgtttatgaggctggacttcagctcaaagttcacgtccccaacattAACATTGGGTCCAGTTGacacattggcagctgaggggatggagaagtcgcggagagtcttctcagccatgggttcggtgattgttgatggtgcttgaAGAGCTGGTTCGCTTGTCGACTGCGAGAGCGGAGGAGGGACGActcgaggtcggacccttctcacgagtttctcgggattttcagtgaagtttgtcggcaaggagaaaccagacatacactaccctattttcatccaatcaggagaaaacaaaaaagataaacacattagcctgtataagcagtagctacgTCTTACTCATATTGCCAGGTTTATGTGCTTAGTAAAatctttacacctagtgccattcccggcaacggcgctagaaatgcttgttgacatttcttagcacaATCACTAGGAACGGAGGTGTCcctagcaacggcgccagaaatgtcgggttggtatgtcttaacatttacagaaagatccacaagtgcacggatataccattgtagcatttcacccgaaagtattcagggtatcattatttatattttcccaagggatggcgaggttgtgtaaagatatttactagttaCATAGCCATGGCTTTATGAAATAAGGTGCAGACTGCTGATTATACagaggtaagtgataaataaaggataatcaggggtaatgtgacacacacagaacagccaactctcatgaataaagaataaacaagcacacctaaggttagtgggagcataggcacagatcctagtatactaaCAATGTTAGCAaataagttatgttagccacatgcttagagctaCAGGTgctgggaaattagggacatcggggagaataacccgcactggagaacatccagtcccgtttcatctttgcatgaactcctacacaatacccgaatgtcggggagtacgctaaccgagaagtagCTTCCCGacggaccgacagggctatcaccacctgtggTTTACCCCAGTCAAatcgtggagcaccgtcatatccaagGGATcctgcatacccgggcaccatgcccgcatatgaggtcactaccctagcacccccgggtcccccacccttcggatggacaggtaagatgctaaggtaagcccgaaagcacaacgaaccgatatccttacccagatcatctagtctaagcaagcaactagaataacttgataaagcacagatcaaggctaagcatgctaagaacatagcaagataaccaagaaagaaCTCAGTATGAATAGAATAACGAGAgttggaatacaaagccataccagaggccgaggattgctcgccgaccccgaggacgatgGGATTCGCTaaaaagatgaagtactagcctagctccactaccctaaggagtacaagtcacaagagagtgagtgagagagagagaggccttcaactggtgtgtgtggtgagtgGTATGAGAGGCCTCTTATATAGcttgtggaggtcggttccagccatcttcattgctggattcgggtcttaggatctgaagccgaatcggtgtgtctcgctccacCAACAAcaagagttatccagaacctgacggaagatcgggaacccaagTCCCTATTAATTAGTAATCAGAGCTTCAGGTATACCGTCAGGTTTACATCTATCCTTTAGTTTGAGTGTTTTCGCCTTCGTCCCATAGTCCACCGCCAAATTTGTTTCCTACGTAAAACCATCCGCGCCATAGCCTTTGCATAATTTAGTTTCAAGGTTCGTAGTGTTGAATTTTTATCCTAGGTCaaggtcttgttgctggtttagatcgTGTTTTAGTCTAATTTGTGTGATCCCCATTTGTTTTCCATCAACCCTTGCAATCACCATCCACTAGATCCGCATCTTTCATCCATATAATATCTTGATTCGAATGCCTTCCATAAAACTGTCATAACTTTTGCGTCCGAACTCAAAAAGgtgcaaactttatatcaaTGGAGAACTAcagaaaattttagatctgtttcatCCTAGCCTAGCTAGGTTCGCAAAAATTAGAATTACGAAATTTGATAAGGAAAACTGAGTTTCAGGGTTGACAAGTTTGGCATGCATTTGAGAGCACAATTCTGATTTTGTATATACCACATCTTTTATCCAATTGAGCTCACATTTTTTGTGGTTTGTTCTTGTGTGCTCCTTGctggaaaaaatatatatatcaaaagtataagagcaaaaaaaatattgagAAAAAAATAGTGAATGCATAGACAAGAAAAGAGAAGCACATAAGTAATAGTCAATAGCTCTATTTGTTTGTGGTGCCTTTTTCCTTGTCCTTGTTTCGTTGCTACCTTTCATACTTGTTTCCATCTTTTGTTTATCACAAATTGGTGCTAGGAACACGTATAGGCCAGCAGCTAGGACAAGTGCTTTGGACATTCATTCAATGTTGCTATCAATGACTGACTTTGTGCCACATACAAATATTCTTGTTCCTTTGTGTGCCTTCCAAGCTCCACATATACACTTCAGATCAGTATacccagaggatcttgcaattttggtaccacttcctcacaggtatcacaaaccagccaccggttgtaccatccaCTGCTCACGCTGGCAAGAACcttgtaagagcttggtaaCACGGTTGAGAGTGTGTGCCTTTTGCATAACCACATCCTAGTagattatagaaaaatatacatTTGTGTGTTTTCTTGTTTTCCACTAACAATGGCAGGTTACAATTatagagatggaagaaagaTGACGACTCAAGGCCCTTCAAACATTGCAGCACCAAACCATATAAAACGAGGTACAATTGATATTTCTATTCCTTCATTTGATGGTGATTGCAATTATTCTGAATATGTTAAGTGGGAGGTTGAGGTAGAGAAGAAATTGCTTTCAATCAATAATGTTTCTGAATATAAATGAATTAGATCCATCACTAGTGCTTTCACATGATATGTTTTAACATGGTGGAagtttcgttgtgaaaattatgACACACCTAAAACATGGATGATGTTGAAACAACTTTTAAGATATGACTATGTGGCTATATACCACTCTATTTTGTGTGAAGAACTTCAGTTTCTCCAACAAGGTAGCAAATCTGTGAAGTCATATTATGAAAAAATGCAAGCTTTAATGTTATAATGTGAAATAGATGAATGTGTAGAAACAACTGAGAATAGATTTTTGCATGGGCTTCTACCTGAGATTCAGAATGTTCTTATTGATCGGCATTACACTTCTCCTTCACAATTATTTGAACTTGCTTGTATGGCTAAGAAACAACTTTTAGGTGAATCTATAATACCATCTTCAAAATCTGAATTGTTACGAGATGAGCATTCTATTGCACCTTTAGTTGTGCCTAACATTTTGCAGGAGGGTGACACccaacaagaaaaagaaaaggttaaAACTATAGAGAATGATGAGATCACCGATGTTCCATGCAAAGACGAAGAAGGTAATGATCACATTGCACAAGAAGATACTACTGAAAATGAGAAAAAGGTAATGAATATCACCCTATATCCACAAAAGTTAAGAATCTTTTTGATGGGTTGAATCATTCTAGCAATCCCGCTTTTGTAGAACAACAATTTGTGGATCCTTTTGTTGGTTTACCTTTGTCACAAGTTGATTTATCTGCTGCTCCTTGTGATAAATATGAGTTGTATGCTGATGCTTCACTTATATCTTTGCCACAACAAACGAATAAGATTTATGTTCCCAATTTTGATTCATATGTTAGTGCTGAAATTAAGCATTTGTTGCCCATTACTTGTGAAAATGATGAGCCGAAATTGTTATCTTCcttaaatactttgggttatatcGAATTTGATACTCTATGTGATCTAAGTAGTTTGGAAGAGAAATTTAAATGTGCTGAATTGCCTTGGTTGTCTAGatgtacatatcactttattAGCAAATATAAGTGTAAAGGAGACTACATGGTACACCGAGTTTATATTTGTTCAAATCTGAATTCTCCTTTTGGTGTGCGTCAGTATGACCAAATAGAGCGCTGCAATATCGATAATAATATCATGTGGAGATTCCCTAGTTTTTCTTTGCAGAAACAGGTTAAgtttcaagaaggggagcatTGTTGGCTACTACCCACAACATGTCCTCCAACTAAGCTCAAATCGAGGACGTTTGCtatcaagaaggggaggatgagg
This portion of the Panicum virgatum strain AP13 chromosome 2N, P.virgatum_v5, whole genome shotgun sequence genome encodes:
- the LOC120662644 gene encoding uncharacterized protein LOC120662644 encodes the protein MMTLKNPRKKIHGKHSIQASSCLLPGNKITVDEQFTRFVEMIQKIHVNIPLLDVMHVPTNTRYIKNIINNKRLLPTLEVVKLTEECSVAILNQPPKKKEDPGCPTINCSIGTQHFGNALCDHGASVCVMPKVVFDKLNFTHLTPTPMHLQLADSSVRYPKGITEDVPVRVRDYFIPVDFVVLDMEISKETLLILGRPFLSTTGAHIDVGVGEIRFNINGKEEKFPFRPQKEK